The following DNA comes from Rosa rugosa chromosome 5, drRosRugo1.1, whole genome shotgun sequence.
TTTTGCAGTTGGCGATCGGCCAACGTGCGAGTATTCTTCTTGATGTTCGAAATGGCTTCCATCAACAGCGCTTCTTGAGTCTCTTCATCGTTGCCACACGCTTCGCCGCGCAAGTAATGATGCATCTCTGGAACTCCAATAGCTTTCTTAATCCCGGTGCTATAGTCCTCCTCGTCGGCTGTTGGGTCGAACATTCTCCTCACCTCGTCCACCAGACCACCCACCTCCACCATCCGATCAACTCGCTCCGACACAAACGAGTTGAGCACCCGCGGCGTTACGTCGACCCACAGAAAGCAGCACTCGTACCTCCTCTGAAACTCGGGGTCCTCGTCCACCAGTGCCTTTATGTACGAGTTTGATCCACCGGCGATGATAGGTAACCGGTCACGCTCCAGGATCGATTCAATGGCCAAAGACGCATGATGCTTAAAATCATTAGCTGTGAAATTCGACTCAGGATCCACTGTGCCCAACAGGTGATGTGGTACGCCTTTGCACTCCTCCTCAGTGACCTTGTTGGTGAGGGTGTCCAAACCTTTATAGACTTGCATTTTATCCGAGTTTATGATCTCGGCCGAATATTTTAATGCAAGGTCTATGGCAAGCCTGGACTTACCGGTTCCCGTGGCTCCCATTACTATCACAACCTTATCCTTATTCCGACTGAAAAATCGATCAATGGATAGTCCGGCTGGCGGGTTTTGGAATCTTACCATCGGCTGTATGTGAACTACTTGTTGGCAGGCAGCCATGGAGAAAAGAGTTTGCATTATTGAAACCTGCCaaacaaaatttaaaacacAGGTATATATAAGCAATTTTAATGGAAAATCATATATCCAAAGTTAATCAAAGGTTAAAATTTTGGACCACCGTACCTTTTAACAACGAAAAACGTGGCGATTTGTTGATAAAAAACTGGCGCTTCACAAACTAGTTTCTTGCTAGCTgctgagaaagagagaggggaAGATAGCTAGAAAAACAGAAACTACGGGTTTTGGGGGTTTTTTGGATTTTCTATCTCGATAGGTATATGCAAAGCTCGCTTAGCTTAGCTTCCTATGTTCAGAACCACATATACAACTACAAATACTTATCTTCTATTTATATGCAATATATTTGATATTTCCACCGGAGAGAAAAGctgtggggtttttttttttttggtgaggaAATGTTTATGACATCAGGAAGATCGATCTGTAATATCGGTCTTGGACCTGAATCACTGCCTAACTACCAAAGCACAAGAGCTGAGCTTTGATATGGATGGAGATGGAAAATACTTGGGCaaaggattgttggtagaagtTTTGCCTTTGACTTGAATGGAGGCAAAGACACATGGACAACGGTGGTGCAAGTTGAGTTGAAGCCTTTGTGCAGAATCAATGTCTTATATATAGTAATGCGCGCGGACCTCTAGTCAAAGGGCTAAATCGGCGAAATTGCTTGTTTAGTGTCGAACATAGGTTaattaaaaaggaaaggaaaatgtcAAGGgaccacattttttttttttttttggaaaaagtgATCAATTAAGCTGCCTCAAAGCTAGCCCAATGGGCTAAAAATAGAAACACACAACCAGTCTGTTGGACAGGCCCAAACAAACAGAAAGCTAACAAGGAAAATTAATTCCCTCCTGAGTTCCAAAGAAGCCAATATCAGAAAATTAATCCTTAAACAATAATATTAATCCTTAAAACAATAATGTCGAGGGACCACATTGAAAGTATTGAACATCAAGTTTCCTAAGCTAATCAACCATGGACATACATTGCTAATTCCATTTTATAGTAGCTTAAACTTTTGGTGCTATGTTGTATTGTGTTGGgttgtctaattttttttttttttaaaaaaagggctgatgcggctgccctcaagtcttgattaatgaaactacaGAATACAAGAGAGGATATAAAGCCTAAAcctcatattacaataagcatagagatAATATCCCgaaataataacaggagtctccacaaaatctatgtattctaacatgcaccaattagcaaagagtgcacgaaaggctactccatttgctttgacatagcggtgacataccagaaatataactctatcacgaaaaagcatcattacaaatagcacagctttcccactttGTTACCGCACAAAAACTAACCTGGCGACACTCCTTTTCATCCTGCCAccaggaggttgcgtccatttgatcaaataAATGGCTCGCCACCTTGCTAgaccagacaaggcacactgagtgtacATACCGGGACAACACCCACGTCGCTTTATCCTAAATTGACAAAGACTTATTACTGACATAAAGCCACCTCTaactatgattaaaaaaaacaacaaaaatcaaGAGTAAAATAGTAGGAGCCCAAAGGCAAAGCCCAGACCCAATTACCATTAAGGAAAGGGGCAGCCCAGCATCTAGCCCAAATAACAGTGAGAAATCTCCAGCCCACAACCCAAGCCCAACTCTGCATCAGAACCACTACCCCCTGCCCACCGCCGCAGTCGCATTCACAGTCACAGTTGCACCACATATGCTGGTACATCACCATCGTGGAAGGAAACCCATCGCTGTTGCACCAGCCACCAGCCTAACATCCAAACCAAAGCAGAACTAGGTTGAAACTCCTAACCTACACCACGCTGGGATTGCAGACGAAGCATCGTTCGACCCCATGACCTCCACCCAGATGCTCTTACAACCCGATCTAGACTCGCCACAACCCTCGACGCACCAATCCGTCCACATACCCCACCTATGTATCCTCCATCGATGCGTCGTCACCCTGGGAAGTTTCCTCACTATATATGCCACTGGAATACAGAGTTCGAACCAAAACCATTTAGAAGCCATTAACCACAGCAAAGTACAACCCGTCCGGCTGCGCTCACCACACTCTGACGAGGCCAGAGGCCTGCCTTGGCGTGGTGATCCACTGGACGAGAAACAGCAAGGCAAAACAAAACCTTGGCTTTTTGGAATAGCGCGAGCAGCGCGttcaactcttttttttttctaatctaGTACTTGTGTGGGTTGACTAATAGGATATCAGAGTTTTTGGAAATGTTTTTTCAGTCGTACCACCAAAAAATTCATGCATGATCTGTTACTTCTAAATCTCATATTAAGGGTTGAGAttaaataaaatacatttctaATGTTTATTTCTCAGCCCGACTCTTGATATTAGATCCAATGATTGGTGTTGTGTTATAGATCATCTAGTTAATAACCATGTGAGACGGCCACAACAAACAGTATTCGATTTCGAAAGGTCATGAATTGACAACCTAACTAGCCTCAACCCTAGGTGACCCATTGCACGGGACCCCATTTATTTGATAATTGAGAAATCCCTCTTGTTGTATTACATCGTAGATCGAGTCCAACCTCTAATCTATCCCTTTCTATCCAATTCAAATTTTAGAGTGAAATTATCTTGATGATGGATTTAGATTTTTGGCTACTTTTGCAGATTAGTTGATGATATATCCTTGGGTTCGCCTAATTGATGAATAAGGATGAAGAATTGAGCCATAATCAAGTTAGGTAAGAGGTTTTTCCTCCTTCAATTAATGTAACAAAAATTGATCAGTGGTAGGCCGGGATGTCACTGCCGCTGTTCGTTGCTTCATGAACTCCGATTCTTTGCTTAGGGAAGTGAATGGTACCTTTGTCACTCTGATACCTAAAGTGAAAGAGTTGGAGCATATGCAACAACTCAGGCCAATTAGCCTCTGTAATGTGATATACAAATTGGGGTCCAAGGTATTAGCTAACAGGTTAAAGCCTCTTCTTCATGATATTATAGCACCAAACCAATGTGCCTTCGTTCCCGGAAGACAAATATCGGATAACTCTCTGCTTGCTTTCGAGTTGTCGCATTTTTTGAAGAGGCGTACTGGTAATTCACAAGGTTTTGGAGCTTTGAAATTGGACATGAGTAAGGCCTACGATAGGGTTGAATGGGATTTTATAGAAGCTGTGATGCGCAGTATGGGTTTCCATCTTACCTGGATCAATTGGATTATGGGGTGTGTGCGGACGGTATCATACTCTTTTTTATTGAATGGGGAACCTAGAGGGCGCCTTATTCCATCAAGGGGCCTGCGTCAAGGCAACTCGATATCTCCCTATCTATTTTTGCTTTGTGCTGAAGGTTTGTCCAGAATGTTAACTCAAGCAGAGGGGCAGCAGCGTTTGCACGGGATTTCTCTTGCTTCCGGGGCACCATCTATAAATCATTTGTTCTTCGCTGACGATTCTTTCATCTTTATGAAGGCGGAAACAGCGGAGTGTGATAGATTGAAAGAGATTCTGAAACATTATGAAGAAGCCTCGGGTCAACAAATAAATTTCCAGAAGAGTTGTATCTCGTTTTCCAGGAATGTTCCTCTGGATGTACAGGAAGAGTTGGCTGCTGTTTTTGGGGTGGTCAGAGTTGATAAACATGACAAGTATTTGGGTCTTCCAACCGAGGTTAGCTATTCAAATACGGAAGCCTTCCAATTC
Coding sequences within:
- the LOC133709961 gene encoding adenylate isopentenyltransferase 5, chloroplastic, which codes for MQTLFSMAACQQVVHIQPMVRFQNPPAGLSIDRFFSRNKDKVVIVMGATGTGKSRLAIDLALKYSAEIINSDKMQVYKGLDTLTNKVTEEECKGVPHHLLGTVDPESNFTANDFKHHASLAIESILERDRLPIIAGGSNSYIKALVDEDPEFQRRYECCFLWVDVTPRVLNSFVSERVDRMVEVGGLVDEVRRMFDPTADEEDYSTGIKKAIGVPEMHHYLRGEACGNDEETQEALLMEAISNIKKNTRTLADRQLQKIHRLRSKWNWSMHRLDATEAFLNRRRGREGDRVWEKQVARPATGIVSKFLVDPMSTILPHDTAFVAAAASAGSTSTTSVNSLAVSMPAVAAATR